A window of the Bacillus andreraoultii genome harbors these coding sequences:
- a CDS encoding GntP family permease — translation MEIVSVIGVVVALTLLIILALRGFNLLIISLIVSAIVAFTNNIQINQMLTESYIGGFISFVGKYFLIFLFGAIFGKIMEDSGAATSIARGILKVTGSKSRISVIIAIMLITAALTYGGVSLFVVVFAVMPIARPIFKEMNIPWPIFVGASFLGSGTFTMTMLPGSPQIQNLIPINYLGTTATAAPIVGIVATIVVIPFGLWWLYREDKKYQAKNLGYEETKGIVTQLSEGNNRIPHFLLSIIPSATLLLFLNVIKFSIEVSLALAVIIAGVLFFKFLKEPMKTFNTGAMNVASPILNTSAVVGFGSVVAATNGFEIMKTAILDIPGNPLISLAIATNIIVGITGSASGGLGIAMEALGEHYANLVNPEVLHRIAAISSGGLDSLPHNGAVVTGLTVAGLTHKEGYRPVFWICCVAPLIALIFAIFAAFLIYG, via the coding sequence GTGGAAATCGTAAGCGTTATCGGAGTTGTCGTCGCCCTTACATTATTAATTATACTAGCTTTAAGAGGATTCAATCTTCTAATTATTTCATTGATTGTATCAGCCATTGTCGCATTTACAAATAATATTCAAATAAATCAAATGTTAACAGAAAGTTATATTGGTGGATTTATTAGTTTTGTTGGAAAGTACTTTTTAATCTTCCTTTTTGGGGCTATTTTTGGAAAAATCATGGAAGACAGTGGTGCTGCAACAAGTATTGCAAGGGGTATTCTTAAAGTTACAGGAAGTAAGAGTCGGATTTCTGTTATTATCGCAATTATGTTAATAACAGCGGCGTTAACGTATGGTGGTGTAAGTTTGTTTGTCGTTGTATTTGCTGTTATGCCCATTGCAAGGCCTATTTTTAAAGAAATGAATATACCATGGCCAATCTTTGTTGGAGCGTCTTTTTTAGGATCCGGAACTTTTACAATGACGATGTTACCTGGATCACCACAGATACAAAATCTAATTCCAATAAATTATTTAGGAACAACTGCAACAGCTGCGCCAATTGTAGGAATCGTAGCTACAATCGTCGTTATCCCATTTGGTCTCTGGTGGTTATATCGAGAAGATAAAAAATATCAAGCTAAAAACCTAGGTTATGAAGAAACGAAAGGAATTGTTACTCAACTAAGTGAGGGGAATAATAGAATTCCGCATTTTTTATTAAGCATTATCCCTTCTGCAACACTATTACTCTTTTTAAATGTCATTAAATTTAGTATTGAAGTTTCATTAGCTTTAGCTGTAATTATTGCGGGTGTTTTATTCTTTAAGTTTCTAAAAGAGCCTATGAAAACATTTAATACTGGGGCGATGAATGTCGCATCACCGATATTAAATACAAGTGCGGTTGTTGGGTTTGGAAGTGTCGTTGCCGCGACAAATGGTTTTGAAATTATGAAAACAGCTATATTAGATATACCTGGAAATCCATTAATTTCATTAGCCATTGCAACGAATATTATTGTTGGAATCACTGGATCTGCATCTGGGGGCTTAGGTATTGCGATGGAAGCGTTAGGGGAGCATTATGCAAATCTAGTAAATCCTGAAGTTCTTCATCGTATCGCAGCAATCAGTTCGGGTGGGTTAGATTCACTACCTCATAATGGTGCCGTTGTAACTGGACTAACAGTAGCGGGGTTAACGCATAAAGAAGGGTATCGACCTGTATTTTGGATCTGTTGTGTTGCACCATTAATTGCTCTTATTTTTGCGATATTCGCTGCATTCTTAATTTACGGTTGA
- a CDS encoding SDR family NAD(P)-dependent oxidoreductase yields MRLENKVAIITGGGGGIGRATALRFAKEGAQVVVSDLQEEKGVETVHLIKETGGDGLFIKTDMTNPTEVEALIEETIKAYEKIHILFNNAGVSSLEKKLPNVSLEEWQKVVDINMTGVFLGMKYVLPKIQKGGSIINTASIAGIKGQKLVAAYSASKASVIALTKTAATEYGRKNIRVNAIAPGIIDTEMVTDWKKTDKWPILSTANALRRIGKPNEVANAVLFLASDESSFITGETIIIDGGTLNI; encoded by the coding sequence ATGCGATTAGAAAATAAGGTAGCTATCATCACAGGTGGTGGGGGTGGAATTGGGCGAGCAACTGCCCTCCGTTTTGCAAAAGAAGGTGCCCAAGTAGTGGTGTCAGATCTCCAGGAAGAAAAGGGTGTAGAAACGGTTCATTTAATAAAAGAAACAGGAGGAGATGGACTCTTTATTAAGACGGATATGACGAATCCTACAGAGGTTGAAGCACTGATTGAAGAGACGATCAAAGCTTATGAAAAAATTCATATACTTTTCAATAACGCGGGGGTCAGTAGTCTCGAGAAGAAATTACCAAATGTTTCGTTAGAGGAATGGCAGAAAGTCGTTGATATTAATATGACAGGTGTTTTTTTAGGGATGAAGTATGTTTTACCGAAAATACAAAAAGGTGGGTCTATTATTAATACAGCAAGTATTGCTGGTATTAAAGGTCAAAAATTAGTCGCTGCTTATTCTGCTTCAAAAGCGAGTGTCATTGCATTAACGAAAACTGCCGCAACAGAATATGGACGAAAAAATATTCGCGTCAATGCTATCGCCCCAGGCATTATTGACACTGAAATGGTAACAGACTGGAAAAAAACAGATAAATGGCCCATTCTCTCAACAGCAAACGCATTAAGAAGAATTGGTAAACCAAACGAAGTAGCCAATGCGGTTCTGTTTCTTGCCTCAGATGAATCTTCTTTTATTACAGGAGAAACAATCATTATTGATGGTGGGACTTTAAATATATAA
- a CDS encoding NADPH:quinone oxidoreductase family protein translates to MRSWKVTKLGEPNDVLELQEVAIPKVEPSHVLIKVEAASLNFFDILLCQGKYQEKPPLPFTPGSEISGVIQEVGEGCQLQVGKRVLATPQLPNGGLSEYVVVHENSVYEVSSAISPGEAAGMFITYQTTYYALYHRANLKRGEVILVHAGAGGVGSAAIQLGKAIGAKVIATAGGPDKVKICKDLGADIAIDYTKDDFVSIVKSETNGRGADVIYDPVGGDVFDKSRKCIAFDGRILVIGFAGGRISEAPVNHALVKNYSIVGVHWGLFARLYPGKVVEIHKELMNLYEQDAIRPLIYREFDLEEVPQALEILADRKTYGKLIVKF, encoded by the coding sequence ATGCGTAGTTGGAAAGTAACAAAACTTGGTGAACCAAATGACGTGTTAGAGCTACAAGAAGTTGCCATACCTAAAGTAGAACCTAGTCATGTACTTATTAAAGTTGAAGCGGCTTCACTCAATTTTTTTGATATTCTTCTTTGTCAAGGTAAATATCAAGAAAAACCACCACTACCTTTCACACCGGGTTCAGAAATTTCAGGTGTGATTCAAGAAGTTGGAGAAGGTTGCCAATTGCAAGTCGGGAAGCGAGTACTTGCAACACCACAATTACCAAATGGGGGGTTATCCGAGTATGTTGTCGTTCATGAAAATTCTGTGTATGAAGTGTCAAGTGCAATTTCACCAGGAGAAGCTGCAGGAATGTTTATTACCTATCAAACTACGTATTATGCACTGTACCATCGCGCCAATTTAAAAAGAGGTGAAGTCATCCTCGTTCACGCTGGTGCAGGTGGAGTTGGCTCAGCAGCAATTCAGCTCGGTAAAGCGATTGGTGCGAAAGTAATTGCTACAGCAGGTGGGCCGGATAAAGTAAAGATTTGTAAAGATTTAGGCGCAGATATCGCCATTGATTATACAAAAGACGACTTTGTTTCCATTGTCAAAAGTGAAACAAACGGTCGTGGGGCAGACGTCATCTATGATCCTGTAGGTGGAGATGTGTTTGATAAATCTCGTAAATGTATTGCATTTGATGGACGGATTCTTGTTATTGGCTTTGCAGGAGGAAGAATCTCTGAAGCACCGGTTAATCATGCATTAGTAAAAAATTACTCAATCGTTGGTGTTCATTGGGGGTTATTCGCTCGACTTTATCCAGGGAAGGTTGTAGAAATACACAAAGAACTAATGAATCTTTATGAACAAGACGCAATACGGCCACTTATTTACCGTGAATTCGATCTTGAGGAAGTACCTCAAGCGCTTGAGATATTAGCTGACCGGAAAACATATGGAAAATTAATTGTAAAGTTTTAA
- a CDS encoding acyl-CoA carboxylase subunit beta — protein sequence MEKLIQELQAKKETHLFGGGEEKQNRLHDQGLYTARERIDKLIDPGSFLEVGLLAHSDQEGSESKSATDGIITGLAKINGRKVVLQASDKTVFAGTEGMVYFRKSKAIHDYACKRGFPLLNLMEGGGLRMPDGMGSDGISQLLFPDELLLHNRRIPMITGIFGDSFGGPTWTAVSSDFVTQVKGTSMAVAGPRMLEVATGEKISNNELGGWEIHANHTGQVDCFAENEDMNIHHLKQFLSYMPDNGNEEPPFKETKDNPYRKISELIDIVPTRRQRAYDMKKVIRLIVDDGELFEIKELYGTALITVLARINGRVVGILANQPLKFAGAAGPKECEKATEFICLCDSYNIPMIFLHDTPGFRVSSDAEKLKMPTKIMVWNQALAQSTVPKISIIIRKSIGAAFGNMCGPTMGADFVVAWPTAEMNFTGPEVGINVVYGRKLQLSENPQEERQELLKSWSFDSSPYKAAGKFLIDDVIDPRDTRKFLAQTVEYACAKNGAKSKRNLANWPTGY from the coding sequence ATGGAAAAATTGATCCAAGAATTACAGGCAAAAAAAGAGACTCACCTATTTGGCGGTGGAGAGGAAAAACAAAACCGATTACATGATCAAGGATTATATACAGCAAGGGAAAGAATTGATAAGCTCATTGACCCTGGATCGTTTCTTGAAGTTGGTTTACTTGCTCATTCAGATCAAGAAGGTAGTGAAAGTAAAAGTGCGACTGATGGCATTATTACCGGATTGGCCAAGATTAACGGCAGAAAAGTCGTATTACAGGCATCAGACAAAACTGTTTTCGCGGGAACAGAAGGAATGGTTTATTTTCGTAAGTCAAAAGCAATTCACGATTATGCTTGTAAGAGAGGATTCCCTTTACTCAACTTAATGGAAGGTGGAGGGCTACGAATGCCTGATGGAATGGGCTCTGATGGAATAAGTCAACTGTTATTTCCGGATGAGTTATTGTTGCATAATCGAAGAATACCAATGATTACGGGTATTTTTGGAGATAGTTTTGGTGGACCTACATGGACGGCAGTTTCTTCCGACTTCGTAACTCAAGTAAAAGGTACATCGATGGCAGTAGCTGGACCAAGGATGTTAGAAGTCGCTACGGGAGAAAAAATATCAAATAATGAATTAGGTGGTTGGGAAATCCATGCAAATCATACAGGCCAAGTAGATTGTTTTGCTGAAAATGAGGACATGAATATTCATCATCTGAAACAATTTTTATCATACATGCCAGATAATGGCAATGAGGAACCTCCATTTAAGGAAACAAAGGATAATCCGTATCGAAAAATTAGTGAATTAATCGATATAGTCCCAACAAGAAGGCAACGGGCCTATGATATGAAAAAGGTTATCCGACTGATTGTTGATGATGGTGAATTATTCGAGATAAAAGAATTATATGGAACAGCATTAATTACTGTCCTTGCTCGAATTAATGGTAGAGTAGTCGGAATTTTAGCGAACCAACCATTGAAATTTGCCGGAGCAGCCGGACCGAAAGAATGTGAGAAGGCTACGGAATTTATTTGTTTATGTGATTCTTACAATATACCGATGATATTTTTACATGACACACCAGGATTTCGTGTTTCTAGTGATGCTGAAAAACTAAAAATGCCTACAAAAATTATGGTTTGGAATCAAGCTTTAGCACAATCGACTGTGCCGAAAATATCAATTATTATTCGAAAAAGCATTGGTGCTGCTTTCGGAAATATGTGTGGACCAACGATGGGGGCTGATTTTGTTGTTGCGTGGCCGACAGCGGAAATGAATTTTACTGGACCAGAAGTTGGAATTAATGTTGTATATGGTCGTAAATTACAACTATCGGAAAATCCGCAAGAAGAAAGACAAGAGTTATTGAAATCTTGGAGTTTTGACAGTTCGCCTTATAAAGCTGCAGGTAAGTTTTTAATCGATGATGTGATTGATCCGCGCGATACGAGAAAATTTTTAGCACAAACAGTAGAGTATGCATGTGCTAAAAATGGGGCTAAAAGCAAAAGAAATCTAGCAAACTGGCCTACGGGTTACTAA
- a CDS encoding AMP-binding protein, translating to MGDSVLRKSWPECIPNEIKYRLGEKPLHEYLIINASEIPNEVSYIFYGNEITWKQLCNSSLKFASFLETKGITKGDRVAIYMQNCPQYLIGHYAIQMIGAIVVPLNPMYKAAELQYSIEEVKIKAIIASQELFGELENIVGKTETLEFVITTNYRDFLSEQVTLPIPNELNLKKQKIRSTYDMLEAIHLSKPLAKTAEINIWEDVSLMVFTSGTTGRPKAAMLTYGNALFKTAATVNTYQIDRRDRTLATAPLCHIAGMVMGVNIPVYSITTCVLLTRFDIEAAIQAIEKYKINKLYTIALMNAAILFYPGIENRDLTSLELNFATSFGMNVDEKLANAWSKLTDGCLLFEASYGLSETHTCDTFMPINKIKYGSCGIATYDTEIKIVNPETGEELLAGNQGEIIIKNPGVFKGYLNRPEATAETLRDGWVHTGDIGKLDEDGYLFFLGRVKEMIKSSGYSVFPEDVEALISLHEAVLQVAVIGVPDEIRGESVKAFIVLKPEYKGKMKEVEIIEWAKNHMAAYKYPRFVQFIDQLPATPSGKVLRRLLKEK from the coding sequence ATGGGGGATTCGGTTTTGAGAAAGAGTTGGCCAGAATGTATTCCAAATGAGATTAAATACCGTTTAGGTGAGAAACCATTGCATGAATATTTAATAATAAATGCGAGTGAAATACCTAATGAAGTGAGCTATATTTTTTATGGAAATGAGATAACGTGGAAACAATTATGTAATTCATCTCTTAAGTTTGCTAGTTTTCTAGAAACAAAAGGTATTACAAAAGGAGACCGTGTAGCGATATATATGCAAAATTGTCCCCAATATTTAATTGGCCATTATGCGATACAAATGATTGGTGCCATTGTTGTTCCCTTGAATCCAATGTATAAAGCAGCCGAATTACAGTATTCAATAGAGGAAGTAAAAATAAAAGCGATTATAGCTAGCCAGGAACTTTTCGGTGAATTAGAAAATATCGTAGGCAAAACAGAAACCCTTGAATTTGTCATAACAACGAATTACCGTGATTTTCTAAGTGAACAAGTAACTTTACCAATCCCGAACGAACTTAATCTAAAAAAGCAGAAAATACGAAGCACATACGATATGTTGGAAGCGATTCATCTTTCTAAGCCGTTAGCTAAAACAGCTGAAATTAATATTTGGGAAGATGTTTCATTAATGGTATTTACATCAGGAACAACTGGGCGACCAAAAGCAGCGATGTTAACATACGGCAATGCTTTATTTAAAACAGCAGCCACTGTAAATACATACCAAATTGATAGAAGAGACCGTACATTAGCTACAGCACCCCTTTGCCATATAGCAGGTATGGTTATGGGGGTTAATATCCCCGTTTATTCCATAACAACATGTGTACTACTTACAAGATTTGATATCGAAGCAGCTATTCAAGCGATTGAAAAATATAAGATTAACAAACTATATACAATCGCATTAATGAATGCAGCTATTCTATTCTATCCGGGAATTGAAAATCGGGATTTGACCTCGCTTGAATTGAATTTTGCAACAAGCTTTGGGATGAATGTTGATGAGAAACTAGCAAACGCATGGAGTAAATTAACTGACGGTTGTTTGTTATTTGAAGCTTCGTATGGTTTAAGTGAAACCCATACATGCGATACATTTATGCCTATCAATAAGATTAAATATGGTTCTTGCGGAATTGCTACGTATGATACAGAAATAAAAATCGTTAATCCCGAGACAGGAGAAGAATTGTTAGCTGGAAATCAAGGTGAAATTATCATAAAAAATCCAGGAGTTTTTAAAGGGTATTTGAACCGTCCAGAAGCAACCGCGGAAACTTTACGTGATGGCTGGGTACATACCGGTGATATCGGAAAATTAGACGAAGATGGCTATTTATTTTTTCTTGGACGAGTGAAAGAAATGATTAAATCTTCAGGTTATAGTGTATTCCCAGAGGATGTTGAGGCTTTAATAAGTCTTCATGAAGCGGTGTTACAAGTAGCTGTCATTGGTGTGCCTGATGAAATACGTGGAGAAAGTGTGAAAGCATTTATCGTTTTGAAACCCGAATATAAAGGGAAAATGAAAGAAGTAGAAATCATTGAATGGGCAAAAAACCATATGGCTGCCTATAAATACCCGCGATTTGTACAGTTTATTGATCAATTACCAGCCACCCCTTCAGGAAAAGTTTTAAGGAGACTTTTAAAAGAAAAGTAA
- a CDS encoding enoyl-CoA hydratase/isomerase family protein — translation MSLVTWKKEEGIAVITIDNPPLNVLNQQVQRDLKTIIEKIKTDKEVVCVVLTTAGNRAFIAGADIKEFPNMMGNPAMRENVMYMHDLLNRIDDLSKPTIAVLDGLTLGGGCELALTCDIRIAEKQVQIGFPEINLGLFPGGAGTQRLPRLIGEAKAKEMMFTGDPISAEEARNLGLVNRVVEQGKSYVAAMELARKIASKSLPALSRIKLAVDRGLELNLMEGVQYEATLFEEVFQTEDIKEGVAAFIEKRKPKFKHQ, via the coding sequence ATGAGTCTTGTTACGTGGAAGAAAGAGGAAGGAATTGCAGTAATAACAATTGATAACCCACCTTTAAATGTATTGAATCAGCAAGTACAAAGAGACTTAAAAACAATTATTGAAAAAATCAAGACGGATAAAGAAGTTGTTTGTGTTGTTTTGACAACAGCAGGTAACCGGGCATTTATTGCTGGTGCTGACATTAAAGAGTTTCCAAACATGATGGGGAATCCAGCAATGCGGGAAAATGTTATGTATATGCATGATTTGTTAAACCGAATAGATGATCTTTCTAAACCGACCATTGCTGTTTTAGACGGCTTAACTCTTGGTGGTGGGTGTGAACTCGCCCTTACGTGTGATATCCGTATTGCTGAAAAACAAGTACAAATTGGTTTTCCTGAAATTAATTTAGGACTATTTCCTGGTGGAGCAGGAACTCAAAGACTACCAAGGTTAATTGGTGAAGCAAAAGCAAAAGAAATGATGTTTACCGGTGACCCAATTTCTGCAGAGGAAGCACGAAACTTAGGTCTTGTTAACCGGGTCGTGGAACAAGGGAAATCTTACGTGGCAGCGATGGAACTGGCGAGAAAGATTGCTAGTAAGTCGTTACCTGCTTTATCAAGAATAAAATTAGCCGTTGATCGCGGTCTTGAACTAAATTTAATGGAAGGTGTCCAATACGAGGCTACACTTTTTGAAGAAGTATTCCAAACAGAAGATATTAAAGAAGGTGTTGCTGCTTTTATTGAAAAGAGAAAGCCGAAATTTAAACACCAATAG
- a CDS encoding 3-hydroxyacyl-CoA dehydrogenase family protein gives MSIENVKNVAVIGAGSMGHQIAMLSALGGFETVLQDINEKALEKAIDMLEQRMNDWVNKGKLSEEQRRLAFQKLRTTTEIKEAAQDADLVIEAVVEKLDVKREVFKLLDQYAPSHTILASNSSSIVNSKIATVTNRPEKILNMHFFFPPLVMDCVEVVKSEETSDESVQIAMDFCKKIGRTGVLLEKEIYGFIANRLLFALSNEAVYLYENGYADFKDIDLIAKKALGHPMGPFELMDLSGIDVGYYANMELYKETQDPKDRPAKCVEEKVKAGELGRKTGKGWYDYRKEVISR, from the coding sequence ATGAGTATCGAAAATGTAAAAAATGTTGCAGTCATTGGTGCAGGATCTATGGGACATCAAATAGCAATGCTAAGCGCTCTTGGTGGTTTTGAAACTGTTCTTCAAGATATTAATGAGAAAGCTTTAGAAAAAGCAATTGATATGTTAGAACAACGAATGAATGACTGGGTAAATAAAGGAAAACTGTCTGAAGAACAAAGACGATTAGCCTTCCAAAAATTACGAACGACGACAGAAATCAAGGAGGCTGCACAAGATGCTGATCTAGTGATCGAAGCAGTTGTTGAAAAACTCGATGTGAAAAGAGAAGTATTTAAGTTACTAGATCAATATGCACCGAGTCACACGATTTTAGCATCGAATAGTTCTTCTATTGTCAATTCCAAAATTGCAACTGTAACAAACCGTCCCGAAAAAATACTAAATATGCACTTTTTCTTCCCTCCACTTGTTATGGATTGTGTAGAAGTGGTGAAAAGTGAAGAAACATCTGATGAGTCCGTTCAAATTGCGATGGATTTTTGTAAAAAAATTGGTCGTACCGGTGTACTACTTGAGAAAGAAATTTATGGCTTTATTGCGAATCGTTTATTGTTCGCCCTTTCAAATGAAGCCGTTTACTTATATGAAAATGGATATGCAGACTTTAAAGATATTGATTTAATTGCTAAAAAAGCATTAGGCCACCCAATGGGTCCATTTGAATTAATGGATTTATCCGGTATTGATGTTGGATATTATGCCAATATGGAACTGTATAAAGAAACACAAGACCCGAAAGACAGACCAGCAAAATGTGTCGAGGAAAAAGTAAAAGCCGGGGAGCTTGGTAGAAAAACGGGTAAGGGATGGTATGACTATCGGAAAGAGGTGATTTCTCGATGA
- a CDS encoding long-chain-fatty-acid--CoA ligase: MMEKIWYKHYPKHIRTEIEIPNKSLPEMLMDTIKKFPENKALYFFGQEMSYRKLGELVGAFASCLQQDGLEKGDRIAIMLPNCPQYVISYYGILQMGGIVTQVNPMYTPNELEYILKDSGAKAIVIYEPLVPVLKQVITNTSVKRVITVNFEGKDEENEFSTEFSTFLKSVKKPPNPVSIHVEDDVAVLQYTGGTTGRSKGAMLTHRNLLANVMQCFEYFRDVIKPGQERFLTVIPLFHVYGMSSCMNLAIYTGALSIMLPRFDIEEVLQTIKVTQPTSFPGVPTMYIGLINHPKVGEYGLNSITICNSGSAPMHVELLNLFENKTGAQILEGYGLSESSPTTHCNPSFGPRKPGSVGIGVPSTDYKIVDLATGTTECKPGETGELIIKGPQVMKGYWNMPEETENTLRDGWLYTGDIASMDEDGFVYIVDRKKDMIIASGYNVYPRDVEEVIYQHPAIQEAVVVGVPDEYRGETVKAVVVLKQGEQVTEDELIRYCREKLAAFKVPRIVEFRSELPKTSVGKILRRKIKEDSTKVSE, from the coding sequence ATAATGGAAAAAATTTGGTATAAGCATTACCCAAAACATATTCGTACAGAAATCGAAATCCCAAATAAGTCATTACCTGAAATGTTGATGGATACAATCAAGAAATTCCCAGAAAATAAAGCATTATATTTTTTCGGGCAAGAAATGAGTTATCGTAAATTAGGTGAACTAGTGGGGGCATTTGCTTCTTGCTTACAACAAGATGGCCTAGAAAAAGGAGATCGAATAGCAATTATGCTACCAAACTGTCCTCAATATGTAATTAGTTACTATGGGATTTTACAAATGGGTGGAATTGTGACTCAAGTAAACCCCATGTACACTCCTAACGAACTAGAGTATATATTAAAAGATTCCGGAGCAAAGGCGATTGTTATTTATGAACCACTCGTCCCTGTGCTGAAACAAGTGATTACCAATACATCAGTAAAACGTGTGATTACTGTTAATTTTGAAGGAAAAGATGAAGAAAATGAATTTTCTACTGAGTTTTCTACGTTCTTAAAGTCTGTCAAAAAACCACCAAATCCAGTTTCTATTCATGTTGAGGATGATGTTGCGGTTTTACAATATACAGGCGGAACAACGGGTCGTTCGAAAGGTGCCATGCTTACCCATCGAAATCTCCTTGCTAATGTTATGCAATGTTTTGAGTATTTTCGTGACGTCATCAAGCCAGGACAGGAGCGCTTTTTAACTGTCATTCCTCTGTTTCATGTATATGGAATGAGCTCATGTATGAATTTAGCAATCTACACTGGTGCATTAAGTATTATGTTACCAAGATTTGATATTGAAGAAGTATTACAAACGATAAAAGTTACGCAGCCAACATCGTTCCCAGGAGTACCGACGATGTATATTGGCTTAATTAATCATCCAAAAGTTGGTGAATACGGGCTAAATAGTATTACTATTTGTAATAGCGGAAGTGCACCCATGCATGTAGAGCTATTGAATTTATTTGAAAATAAAACTGGAGCTCAAATTCTAGAAGGATATGGGCTATCGGAAAGTTCACCAACAACGCACTGTAATCCATCGTTTGGTCCAAGAAAGCCAGGTAGTGTCGGAATAGGTGTTCCATCAACCGATTATAAAATTGTTGATCTTGCTACAGGAACAACGGAGTGCAAACCAGGTGAAACAGGAGAACTTATAATAAAAGGTCCACAAGTTATGAAAGGTTACTGGAATATGCCAGAGGAAACAGAGAATACATTAAGAGACGGTTGGCTATATACAGGGGATATTGCTTCTATGGATGAAGATGGTTTTGTCTATATTGTTGACCGTAAAAAAGACATGATTATTGCGAGTGGGTATAATGTTTATCCACGAGATGTAGAAGAAGTAATTTACCAACATCCTGCAATTCAAGAAGCAGTAGTTGTCGGAGTTCCGGATGAATATCGTGGTGAGACAGTTAAAGCGGTTGTTGTTTTAAAACAAGGTGAACAAGTTACAGAAGACGAACTTATTCGTTATTGCCGTGAGAAACTAGCAGCATTTAAAGTGCCTAGAATCGTTGAATTTAGAAGTGAATTACCGAAAACGAGCGTTGGAAAAATTCTACGCCGAAAAATAAAAGAAGATTCCACAAAAGTATCTGAATAG